The genomic region TTCTTGCATAGCGGAATGTAAAAAGGCAGGGTATTGCGTAGCGCAGTACCCTGAATTATTCAGAGGTGGTAATAGATGTCGGAAGTAAGAAAACATATGATATTCCATGGAAGAGTACAAGGCGTGGGATTTCGTTATACAGCAAAATATCTGGCAAGATCTATGAATCTGACCGGATGGGTGAAGAATGAATATGATGGGACGGTAGTTATGGAAGTACAGGGAAGAGAGACTCTGATCTTTGAACTCATGAAGGGATTGAACCGGAACCAGTTTATCCAGATTGACTGGATTGATACCGAAGAGATGGAGCCGGAACTGGAAAGTAGTTTTGAAGTAAAGTATTAAGAAGAATTTTCTGTGTACACTGTTAAAATAAATATGTTATACTAAAAGTACTTTAAAAGAGGGCGGATAAGGAGAAAATAAATGGAAATAGAAACAGACAACAAAAAAAGTGTAAAAGGAAGAATCGTAACAGCGGCATGGCAGTTGTTTTATGAAAAAGGATATAATGGAACAACGGTAGATGACATTATTGAATTGTCAGGAACATCCAAAGGATCGTTCTATTATTATTTTAATACCAAAGATGAATTGTTGAATACATTGTCGATTATTCTGGATGATAATTACGAAGTGTTAAAGACCAAGATGGATCCGGATATGAACTGTTATGAGAAGCTTCTTTATCTAAACTACGAAGCACATTCGATGATGGAAGAAAAGATCAGCATTGATCTTCTGGCTTCGCTTTATTCAACACAGCTTGTAGCACAGGGGCACAGATCACTTCTGGATCAGAACCGGACATATTATAAACTGATCAGCAGTGTGATCGATGAAGGACAAAAAAGAGGAGAGATATCGGATGAAGTACCGGTGAATGAACTGGTCAGATATTACTCGATGTGTGAACGAGCGCTGGTTTCGGACTGGTGTTTGAACAAAGGAGCATATTCATTGGGAGAATATTCCAAACAATGTATGCCAATCATGTTGGAACATTTTAAAAAATAAGAGATATACAAAGAACTTGCCAGTTGCAGATCGCGCAGCTGGCAAGTTTTTTATATACGTATTTTATTAATGCATTTTTAATGCGGTGTTACGGCCGGTTCCGAAATGGTCGTTTTTCAAGATTTCAAACGCTTTCTCATAGTTTCCCTTTCTCATATAAGAAATCATTTTTTTCAGATTGTCATTTGTTCTGGGGATTTTCATCCCGTTTCGGATAGAATACTGGCCAATGCGGATCAGTTCGGAAAGATTATTTTCATAGATCCGGTTGATTCTGTCATTGTCAAAAATACTGATAATTTCCATATGCATGGCAGTATCTGCAATCTCCCATTCATACAGATCGCCTGCAGCGGCGCACATACGCACGACTTTCTCTTCAATACGGTAAGAATACTCTTCGTACCGCCCGGAGGTAAAAATCTGACGGAAAGCGGCCCCCTCTAATAATTCCCGTAACTGATAAATCTCATTGATATCTTTATCTGTAATTTCTTTTACAGTCATAGATTTGTAATAGTCCGAGACAATAAGTCCTTCGACCTGAAGCATCTGGATCGCAGTGCGTACCGGGCTTCGGCTCATTTCGAGCTCTTTGGTGAGCATAGCCTCGGTAAGGACCATGCCCGGAGGATAGGTAAGATTCAGAATATTTTCTTTGATGGTATGATAAGCCTGTGTGGCAAGAGACGGACTTTTTTCTGCCATAGTAAATGCCCCCTTCAAATAGTACTTTCACAATAACGTAGTAAGTTATAGCAGTGCATATCAGCTTTTATATAAAAGTATACATTTTCTGTATTTGTATACAAATTATAACGTGTTTTCAAAGAAAATTCAAGGTTGTGTGTTGACTTTTTGAGAAATGAGTGATATAGTCACAGTAGAAATGATTTGTATACAAATTTAAAAAACGTATACAAAAGCACGGAGCGAACATAACAGATTGTTTATGTGTCACGTGCCGGGAGCAAAAAGAACATAACAGGTTAAAAAGGAAGGTAATAAGGATGAAATTAGGATTTATCGGTACAGGTAACATGGCATCAGCAATTATGGGCGGAATTATCAAGAATAATGTAATTCCTGCAGAAGAAATTATCGGGGCAGATCTTTTTGCACCTGGAAGAGAAAGAGTTCAGAAAGAATACGGAATCAATGTAACAGCAGACAATAAAGAAGTTGCACAGAAAGCAGAGACAATTATTCTGTCTGTAAAACCACAGTTTTATGAGAGCGTAATTGCTGATATCAAAGATGTTGTGACAGACAAACAGATTATCATTACAATTGCACCAGGTAAGACACTTGCATGGCTTGCAGAACAGTTTGGAAAAGATGTAAAGATCGTTCGTACAATGCCTAACACACCGGCTATGGTTGGAGAAGGTATGACAGCAGTTTGCCCGAATGAACATCTTACAGAAGATGAGATCGCATATGTAAAGAGCCTTCTGGAAAGTTTCAGCCGTGCAGAGATCGTTCCTGAGCGTCTGATGGATGTAGTAACAGCAGTAAGTGGAAGTTCACCGGCGTATGTATTCATGCTGATCGAAGCTATGGCAGATGCAGCAGTTTCAGGCGGAATGCCAAGAAAACAGGCTTATCAGTTTGCAGCACAGGCTGTTCTTGGAAGTGCAAAGATGGTTCTGGATACAGGAAAACATCCTGGAGAATTAAAAGATATGGTTTGTTCACCGGCAGGAACAACAATTGAAGCTGTTCGTACATTAGAAGAGCTCGGCTTCAGAAGTTCTATCATTGAAGCTATGAAAGTATGCGAAGAGATGTCAAGAAGCTTATAAGAATAACAAAAAATCAATAATAAAATATAGAGAAATAATGGGCGGGAATTGCAGAAAATCTGCAATCCCCGCCCATTGCGTACGCTTGAGAAAGTATGTTAGAATTTCTTTCAGATGTCTGAAAAAGTAATACCAGGTGTTGGAAGCAGATGGCTGCATTATTATATAGACAAATAGACAGGACAGGTGAGCAGATATGAAAAAAGAACTGGAATATTTTATGATTGATGGAGAATTCGGAGGAAATCAGGACTGGTTCACGAATATTGTTATGAATGTTGGTGGATGTGGAGCTGCAACGGCATGTGACAGCTGTATTTATCTGGCAAAATATAAGGGAATGAAAAAATTATATCCGTTCGATCTTGAACAGATGGATAAAGAAGCATACAAAAAATTCAGTCAGATTATGAAACCATACATCCGTCCAAGAGTTCAGGGCGTAAAAAAGCCGGAATGGTATATTGAAGGTCTGGCAAAATATATTTCAGATGTGAATGAAAAATATGGAACGGATTATCAGATTGATATGGAAAAATTCGACGGGACAGGTACTGCAGAAGAGGCAGAGAAGATCATATGCGAACAGATTGATAAGGGACTTCCGGTACCATATCTGATGTTGAGACATTTGAATGTTGAAAAGTACAAAGATTTCATCTGGCACTGGTTTCTTGTGGTCGGATATGAAAAGAATGAACAGGGTATGTGGATCGATGTGGCTACTTACGGGGAAAAAGTCAGACTGGATCTAATGGAGTTGTGGAAAACGGGCTGTGAAGAAAAAGGTGGAATCGTAATATATGAGTTGAAAAATACGGAGGTGCAGAGCAAAAACGAATAATTAAAATAAAAATGACCATATTTCATATTTTTAACACAAATTCTTGTTAAAATATTTATAACTGTGAAAAAATAATAAGAAAGTGGGATAGAAAAAGTGAAAAAGCGAATCATGACTGCAGGAATGTTGGCTATGATACTTGCGATGGGAATGACAGCGTGTGCAAATGCAGACACGAAAGAGAAGAGCACAACGAAGAAAGAACAGGTTTCAGAGTCTGATGAAAAAAAAGAACAGAAAATGTCAGATAATGAAGCAAATGTAATGAATGAAAAACAGAAAAAAATCTATGAGAAGATCAAAAAAACATACAATGCAGAAGAGCAGCAGAAAATAGCGGACGAACTGGAAAAGAAAAAAGAATCTCAGGAGTATACACTGAGTAATATGCTGATCGAATACAATCCTTTTGGAACCAATACACAGTCATTGTATGTTTATTTTGAGACAGATTCGGCGGTGAAAGTTTCTTATACGATTCATGTAAAGGAGGATGATATTGCCGACTTTAGCAGAAATGTATATCAGGATGAAGAGTATCAGAAAGAGCATGAATTTCAGGTGATCGGTCTGATCCCGGATACGGAGAATACGATTACATTCTATATAACGAATGAAGACGGTTCTACGGATACGAAGGAAATCGTATATGAGATGGGAAGTCTGTATGGAGAAGAGGCAGTACAGCTTGATACGGATGTAAAACAAAGTGCGGACAAGTTAGAAGACGGGCTGTATGTGGTACTTGGAAATGACAGTCCTTCTATGGATTTTATGTATTATTATGACAATAACGGAGTCTTAAGAGGAGAAGTTCCTCTTCTGGGATACCGAAGTCACAGGCTTATCTTTGACGAGAATTCGATGTATTACAGTATTTCCGAAAAGAAGATGGCACAGGTGAACCGTCTTGGGCAGGTAACAAAGGTATATGATCTTGGCAATTACAAATTGCACCATGATTATGTGTTTGATGAAAATGGAAATATGTTGATTCTTGCAACTGATACGACGCAGGACAGCGTGGAAGATATCGTGTTGAAACTGGATGTAAATTCCGGTGAGGTGACAGAGGTACTGGATCTGGGAGATCTGTTTGGCGAATATAAAAAGACCTGTGTGAAAAATTCTTCCGATGAACTGGACTGGATGCATATCAACACGATTCAGTATATAGGAAATGGGTCAGTACTTTTAAGTTCAAGAGAGACGTCAACAATCATCAAAGTAGATAATATCTATGACGGGCCGGTGGTTTCTTATATGATCGGTGAAAAAGATTTCTGGAAAGATACTTCTTATGTAAGTCTTCTGCTGAATAAGAAAGGAGATTTTACAATACAGGGTGGCCAGCATACGATCACATATGAGACAGATGAAAGCCTTGCGGACGGGCAGTATTATCTGTATATGTTTGATAATAATATTGGAATCAGTGAGACAAGACCGGATTATGACTGGTCGTCGATAGGTCTGAAAGTAAGTTCTGCGGTTGACGGAAAGAATTCCAAGTATTACAAATATCTGGTGGATGAAAATGAAGGTACATTTGAACTTGTAGATTCGTTTAAAGTACCTTATTCCGGATATGTCAGCAGTGCGCAGGAAACAGGAGATAATGTACTTGTAGATTCGGGATTAAAGGGGACTTTTACAGAGTATGATGCAGATCATAAAGCAATTGTAACTTATAAGATGGATTATGAGAAATTTATTTATCGTGTATTCAAATACAAGTTTGATGGATTTTATTTTGAAAAAAGTGAATAATCCATAAAAATGATATAGAAGTCTTTACGGATAAGGATTTATCCGCTAAAATGGAAGCGTCGGTTTTGCCGGCGCTTTTGTAATGCTATGCGTTCATAAGGAGCTGCCAGTGGCAGGTCCTGTAGATAACAAAAAGAAAAGAGGAAAATAAAATGACAAATCCAATCGTAACAATTGAGATGGAAAATGGAGATATTATGAAAGCAGAACTGTACCCGGAAGTTGCTCCGAATACAGTTAATAATTTTGTTTCACTGGTGAAGAAAGGTTATTATGACGGACTGATCTTTCACCGTGTCATCAATGGATTTATGATCCAGGGAGGATGCCCGGACGGAACAGGAATGGGAGGCCCGGGATACACAATTAAAGGAGAGTTTGCTCAGAACGGTTTCGCAAATAATCTTGCTCATACAGAAGGTGTACTTTCTATGGCAAGAGCTATGCATCCGGATTCAGCAGGTTCACAGTTCTTTATCATGCATAAAGCTGCACCACATCTGGACGGTGCATATGCTGCATTTGGTAAGATCATCGAAGGAATGGATATTGTAAATAAGATTGCTGAGACAGATACAGACTACAGTGACAGACCGCTTGATGAGCAGAAGATGAAAAAAGTAACCGTTGATACAATGGGAACAGAGTATCCGGAACCGGAAAAAGCATAAGAAAAACATAAGAAAAAGAAACGAAACAGCAGAATCATAGCAACTTCCAACACATATGACGCGGAGGAAAATAAAAGATGGAAATGATCCAGACAGAAAAATTAGTATATGAATATGAAAAACGTGATGAAGAAGGCAATGTGATTGGAACATCGCGTGCTATTGATGAAGTGGATATTGAAGCAAAAGAAGGACAGTTTATAGCAGTTCTCGGACACAATGGTTCCGGTAAATCAACGCTTGCGAAGCATTTAAACGCAATTTTAGTTCCGACAGAAGGTTCCGTATGGGTGAATGGAAAGAATACAAGTAATCCAGAAGAACTCTGGGATGTAAGACAGTCGGCAGGAATGGTGTTTCAGAATCCGGATAATCAGATCATCGGTACTGTAGTAGAAGAAGATGTAGGATTTGGTCCGGAAAATCTGGGAGTTCCGACAGATGAGATCTGGCAGCGTGTAGAAGAAAGCCTGAAAGCAGTTGGAATGATCGAGTACAGACATCATTCTCCGAATAAGCTTTCCGGTGGACAGAAGCAGAGGGTTGCAATTGCAGGGGTTGTAGCAATGGAACCCAAATGCATCGTTATGGATGAGCCAACGGCGATGCTTGATCCGGTTGGAAGAAAAGAAGTCTTAAAGACGGTCCACAAACTCAGAAAACAGAAGAATGTTACAGTAATTCTGATTACGCATTATATGGAAGAAGTAGTAGATGCGGATAAGATCTTTGTAATGGATCACGGCAAGGTTGTGATGGAGGGAACTCCGAAAGAGATATTCTCAAGGGTGGATGAGCTTAAGAGCTATCGCCTGGATGTACCACAGGTGACAATCCTGGCAGATGAACTTCGAAAACGTGGACTGGATATTCCAAAAGGAATCTTAAGAAAAGAAGAACTGGTAGAAGCAATTACGCATTTACAACAATAGAACATTTGATGTGAGAAATGGTGAGAAGAAATGACAGACATTGCAATTAAGATAGAACATTTGAATTATGTATACAGTCCCGGGACTGCATACGAAAAACATGCACTCAAAGACATTTGCCTGGAGATTCCACACGGTGAATTTGTGGGAATCATCGGTCATACCGGATCGGGGAAATCGACTCTGATCCAGCATCTGAACGGACTTGTGAAAGCAACGGACGGTGCGCTGTATTATAATGGAGAGAACATTTACCAAAATGGATATGATATGCGTGCACTCCGTAATCAGGTAGGACTGGTGTTCCAGTATCCGGAGTATCAGTTGTTCGAGATTGACGTACTGACAGATGTGTGCTTTGGACCGAAAAACCAGGGGCTGAGCAAAGAAGAGTGTGAAAAGCGTGCGTTGGAAGCACTGAAACTGGTAGGATTGAAAGAAAAATATTATAAATCTTCTCCGTTCGAGCTCTCGGGCGGTCAGAAACGAAGAGTAGCGATCGCAGGAGTTCTGGCAATGCGTCCGAAAGTGCTGGTTCTTGACGAGCCGACGGCGGGACTTGATCCAAAGGGAAGAGATGACATTCTGGATCAGATCGCATACCTGCATAAGCAGAGTGATATGACGGTCATTCTGGTATCACATAGTATGGAAGATATTGCAAGATATGCAGACCGGATCATTGTGATGAACAAAGGGTCTGTAATGTATAATGGTGCGCCGAAAGAGGTATTTGCACATTATCAGGAACTGGAAAAAATCGGACTTGCAGCTCCGCAGGTGACGTATATCATGCATGATCTGAAAGAAAAAGGTTTACCAGTCAAGGTAAATGTAACGACTGTAGAAGAAGCGGCAGATGAGATTATGCAGGCACTGGAGAAGAAGATATGATAAGAGATATTACAATCGGACAATATTATCCGGCAAAGAGTGTATTACACAGATTAGATCCAAGAGTGAAACTGGTGGGGACGCTGTTATATCTGATTTCATTGTTTTTATTCAACAGCATTCCGGGATATGTGATGACAACATTGTTCCTGATCATTATTATTAAAATGTCAAGAGTTCCGTTTTCCTTTATTGTAAGGGGATTGAAACCAGTCATCATGCTTCTGATGATTACAGTGTTGTTCAATCTGTTTCTTACAAGAGACGGGGCAGTACTGTTTCACGCGTGGATCTTCACGATTACAGAAGGGGGATTAAGGACTGCGGTATATATGGCAATTCGTCTGATCTACCTGATCATCGGCTCGTCGCTTATGACATTTACAACGACTCCGAACGAGCTGACAGATGGAATCGAAGAGTTACTTGGGCCACTGAACAAGATCCATGTTCCGGTACATGAGATTGCGATGATCATGTCGATTGCACTCCGCTTTATTCCAATCCTTCTGGAAGAGACCGATAAGATCATGAAAGCACAGATCGCAAGAGGAGCTGATCTGGAAAGCGGTAATATGATTCAGAAAGCAAAGAGTATGATACCGATTCTGGTTCCGTTGTTCGTATCGGCATTCCGAAGAGCCAATGATCTGGCAATGGCGATGGAAGCGAGATGTTACCATGGCGGCGAAGGACGCACAAAGATGAAACCGTTAAAATATCATAAAGAAGACAGAATGGCATATATTACTGTAATTGCTTATGTGATTTTGGTGGTGGTGATCGGAAGATGCGTGCCGGTGCATATTTGGGTGTTTTAAAATGTATACAGGGACGGAGGAATTAAAAAACCTCCGTCCCAAATTTATGTAATCTTGTTACTAAAAAATAATTGTATCAGATTGTGTGGAGGTCATCATGAAAAGAATCAGAATATTCGTAGCATATGATGGAACTAATTACTGCGGCTGGCAGGTCCAGCCAAATGGAGTTACGATTGAAGAAAAACTGAATAAATCATTAGCAAGACTTACCGGGGAAGAAATCAGAATTATCGGGGCAAGCAGGACTGATTCAGGGGTACACGCACTGGGAAATGTAGCGGTATTCGATACAGAATCTTCCATTCCGCCTGAGAGATTTGCGTATGCATTGAACCAGAGGCTTCCGGAAGATATTGTAGTAGTAAGGTCCGATGAAGTTCCGGCAGACTGGCATCCGAGATATCAGGAGAATATTTCAAAGACTTATGAATATCATATATACAATGCGGCGGTACCAAATCCGTTAAAGACAAGATATTGTACGTTCGTATCGTTTCCAATGGATGTTGAGGCTATGCGTGCCGGTGCAAAATATTTGGTTGGAGAACATGATTTTGTAAGCTTCTGTAATATCAGAACGAATACGCAGGATACAGTCCGGACGGTGTATGATTTGATAATTGAGAAAAAAGACGATGAAATCGTGCTTCGTATTACAGGAAATGGTTTCCTTTATAATATGGTTCGTATTATTGCGGGAGTCCTGATCCGCGTTGGCAGAGGATTCTATACTCCGGAAAAGGTAAAGGAAATTCTGGATGCAAAAGTTCATACTTCAGAGGGAGCGACGGCACCACCGAATGGGCTTGTGCTTATGAAGATAGATTATAATTAATCTTCTATACAAGAAAGTTATTGGTAAAAATAGATTATAAATAATCAATGAAAGGTCGGAAATTTGGACAATACACAGAAAATAATCGGAATAACGTACAAAAATAAAAAATAATGCCATCAAAAGTTAAGAATATGTTAAGATATACCTGTCTGACATGAATTTGACAAAGTCGGACGGAAGGAGAGAATTTATGGAAATGTTATTGTACCTTGTTCCGGTATTTGGAATTCTTGGACTTCTTTTTGCAGCTTATCTGGCAGCAAGAGTAGGAAGACAGGACGCCGGAAACGACAGAATGAAAGAAATTGCCGCTGCTATCAGTGACGGTGCGCAGGCATTTCTGACAGCAGAGTATAAGATTCTGATCATCTTCGTTGCTGTATTATTTATACTCATCGGAGTAGGAATCGGGAACTGGATCACTGCTGTATGCTTCGTAGTAGGAGCTCTGTTCTCTACGCTTGCAGGTTACTGTGGAATGAAAGTAGCTACTAAGGCAAATGTAAGAACTGCAAATGCAGCAAAAGAAAAAGGAATGAACAAAGCACTCTCAATTGCATTCTCCGGTGGAGCTGTAATGGGTATGTGTGTAGCTGGTTTTGGTGTGTTTGGTGTCAGCATGATTTACATTCTGACTAAAAACGTTGATATTATTACAGGATTTAGTTTAGGAGCTTCTTCAATCGCTCTGTTTGCCCGTGTTGGTGGTGGTATCTATACAAAAGCTGCTG from Dorea longicatena harbors:
- a CDS encoding acylphosphatase, whose translation is MSEVRKHMIFHGRVQGVGFRYTAKYLARSMNLTGWVKNEYDGTVVMEVQGRETLIFELMKGLNRNQFIQIDWIDTEEMEPELESSFEVKY
- a CDS encoding TetR/AcrR family transcriptional regulator, which translates into the protein MEIETDNKKSVKGRIVTAAWQLFYEKGYNGTTVDDIIELSGTSKGSFYYYFNTKDELLNTLSIILDDNYEVLKTKMDPDMNCYEKLLYLNYEAHSMMEEKISIDLLASLYSTQLVAQGHRSLLDQNRTYYKLISSVIDEGQKRGEISDEVPVNELVRYYSMCERALVSDWCLNKGAYSLGEYSKQCMPIMLEHFKK
- a CDS encoding GntR family transcriptional regulator: MAEKSPSLATQAYHTIKENILNLTYPPGMVLTEAMLTKELEMSRSPVRTAIQMLQVEGLIVSDYYKSMTVKEITDKDINEIYQLRELLEGAAFRQIFTSGRYEEYSYRIEEKVVRMCAAAGDLYEWEIADTAMHMEIISIFDNDRINRIYENNLSELIRIGQYSIRNGMKIPRTNDNLKKMISYMRKGNYEKAFEILKNDHFGTGRNTALKMH
- the proC gene encoding pyrroline-5-carboxylate reductase, with product MKLGFIGTGNMASAIMGGIIKNNVIPAEEIIGADLFAPGRERVQKEYGINVTADNKEVAQKAETIILSVKPQFYESVIADIKDVVTDKQIIITIAPGKTLAWLAEQFGKDVKIVRTMPNTPAMVGEGMTAVCPNEHLTEDEIAYVKSLLESFSRAEIVPERLMDVVTAVSGSSPAYVFMLIEAMADAAVSGGMPRKQAYQFAAQAVLGSAKMVLDTGKHPGELKDMVCSPAGTTIEAVRTLEELGFRSSIIEAMKVCEEMSRSL
- a CDS encoding aryl-sulfate sulfotransferase, whose amino-acid sequence is MKKRIMTAGMLAMILAMGMTACANADTKEKSTTKKEQVSESDEKKEQKMSDNEANVMNEKQKKIYEKIKKTYNAEEQQKIADELEKKKESQEYTLSNMLIEYNPFGTNTQSLYVYFETDSAVKVSYTIHVKEDDIADFSRNVYQDEEYQKEHEFQVIGLIPDTENTITFYITNEDGSTDTKEIVYEMGSLYGEEAVQLDTDVKQSADKLEDGLYVVLGNDSPSMDFMYYYDNNGVLRGEVPLLGYRSHRLIFDENSMYYSISEKKMAQVNRLGQVTKVYDLGNYKLHHDYVFDENGNMLILATDTTQDSVEDIVLKLDVNSGEVTEVLDLGDLFGEYKKTCVKNSSDELDWMHINTIQYIGNGSVLLSSRETSTIIKVDNIYDGPVVSYMIGEKDFWKDTSYVSLLLNKKGDFTIQGGQHTITYETDESLADGQYYLYMFDNNIGISETRPDYDWSSIGLKVSSAVDGKNSKYYKYLVDENEGTFELVDSFKVPYSGYVSSAQETGDNVLVDSGLKGTFTEYDADHKAIVTYKMDYEKFIYRVFKYKFDGFYFEKSE
- a CDS encoding peptidylprolyl isomerase, translating into MTNPIVTIEMENGDIMKAELYPEVAPNTVNNFVSLVKKGYYDGLIFHRVINGFMIQGGCPDGTGMGGPGYTIKGEFAQNGFANNLAHTEGVLSMARAMHPDSAGSQFFIMHKAAPHLDGAYAAFGKIIEGMDIVNKIAETDTDYSDRPLDEQKMKKVTVDTMGTEYPEPEKA
- a CDS encoding energy-coupling factor transporter ATPase, with protein sequence MEMIQTEKLVYEYEKRDEEGNVIGTSRAIDEVDIEAKEGQFIAVLGHNGSGKSTLAKHLNAILVPTEGSVWVNGKNTSNPEELWDVRQSAGMVFQNPDNQIIGTVVEEDVGFGPENLGVPTDEIWQRVEESLKAVGMIEYRHHSPNKLSGGQKQRVAIAGVVAMEPKCIVMDEPTAMLDPVGRKEVLKTVHKLRKQKNVTVILITHYMEEVVDADKIFVMDHGKVVMEGTPKEIFSRVDELKSYRLDVPQVTILADELRKRGLDIPKGILRKEELVEAITHLQQ
- a CDS encoding energy-coupling factor transporter ATPase, which translates into the protein MAIKIEHLNYVYSPGTAYEKHALKDICLEIPHGEFVGIIGHTGSGKSTLIQHLNGLVKATDGALYYNGENIYQNGYDMRALRNQVGLVFQYPEYQLFEIDVLTDVCFGPKNQGLSKEECEKRALEALKLVGLKEKYYKSSPFELSGGQKRRVAIAGVLAMRPKVLVLDEPTAGLDPKGRDDILDQIAYLHKQSDMTVILVSHSMEDIARYADRIIVMNKGSVMYNGAPKEVFAHYQELEKIGLAAPQVTYIMHDLKEKGLPVKVNVTTVEEAADEIMQALEKKI
- a CDS encoding energy-coupling factor transporter transmembrane component T family protein encodes the protein MIRDITIGQYYPAKSVLHRLDPRVKLVGTLLYLISLFLFNSIPGYVMTTLFLIIIIKMSRVPFSFIVRGLKPVIMLLMITVLFNLFLTRDGAVLFHAWIFTITEGGLRTAVYMAIRLIYLIIGSSLMTFTTTPNELTDGIEELLGPLNKIHVPVHEIAMIMSIALRFIPILLEETDKIMKAQIARGADLESGNMIQKAKSMIPILVPLFVSAFRRANDLAMAMEARCYHGGEGRTKMKPLKYHKEDRMAYITVIAYVILVVVIGRCVPVHIWVF
- the truA gene encoding tRNA pseudouridine(38-40) synthase TruA, with amino-acid sequence MKRIRIFVAYDGTNYCGWQVQPNGVTIEEKLNKSLARLTGEEIRIIGASRTDSGVHALGNVAVFDTESSIPPERFAYALNQRLPEDIVVVRSDEVPADWHPRYQENISKTYEYHIYNAAVPNPLKTRYCTFVSFPMDVEAMRAGAKYLVGEHDFVSFCNIRTNTQDTVRTVYDLIIEKKDDEIVLRITGNGFLYNMVRIIAGVLIRVGRGFYTPEKVKEILDAKVHTSEGATAPPNGLVLMKIDYN